One stretch of Euphorbia lathyris chromosome 7, ddEupLath1.1, whole genome shotgun sequence DNA includes these proteins:
- the LOC136200957 gene encoding protein WHAT'S THIS FACTOR 9, mitochondrial produces the protein MQSLFQSLPKHCRGRRYQHHRGISDFPSVKHPRDRGLDHAVQREKHLKSLMNIKNLIKSEPTRSLPLSVIAQQKEPLKIPIRPIDFIRKYPSIFEEFFPAGITIHPHIKLTPQVLDIDADEQLVYQSQNYRQDVANRLLKLLMISRIDKIPLTVLDDIKWDLGLPEDYVKSMVPDFPDCFRAIGSKNLSSGLSSDLELELVCWSNELSTSLMEKKATSGKMGYKKGMPIAFPMKFTKGFEVDKQLKKWYDEWQKLPYISPFENMTHLGPNTDESDKWAVGILHELLSLFVSKKVEKDTLLNLGNWLGICPRLKRALIHHPGIFYLSSKGGTYTVVLREAYKRGLLNERSPMAKIRNQYAHLMNIMTEDSKKVGALGGSKQQEKKPSHESEDQREKDDDQNGTETNDKDSDFEYEDDDDNEEEEEGRIRTRAHGNARSSLSRTNRKNLNAKGSSVNGGRKSLVQKHYGKTKDKAPPRDFKRKEMSKENFHSSSRDRLTKSKTKLSTQKRTTTS, from the coding sequence ATGCAATCACTTTTCCAATCTCTCCCCAAACATTGCCGCGGCCGCCGTTACCAACACCACCGTGGCATTTCCGACTTTCCTTCCGTAAAACACCCTCGCGACCGGGGCCTTGACCATGCAGTGCAGAGAGAAAAGCACCTGAAGTCCCTGATGAACATCAAGAACCTCATAAAATCAGAGCCGACAAGATCGCTTCCTCTCTCAGTAATCGCTCAACAGAAGGAGCCCCTTAAAATCCCCATTCGCCCTATCGACTTCATTCGGAAATACCCTTCAATTTTCGAAGAGTTTTTCCCAGCTGGCATTACTATCCATCCTCACATCAAGCTCACGCCACAGGTACTTGATATTGATGCTGACGAGCAGTTAGTTTATCAGAGCCAGAATTATAGGCAGGATGTCGCTAATAGACTCTTAAAATTGTTAATGatttctagaattgataaaataCCATTGACTGTTCTTGATGATATAAAATGGGATTTGGGTTTACCTGAAGATTATGTGAAAAGCATGGTTCCTGACTTTCCTGACTGTTTTCGTGCGATTGGTAGTAAGAACTTGTCATCTGGATTGAGTTCAGATTTGGAATTGGAGTTGGTTTGTTGGAGTAATGAATTGTCTACTTCCTTGATGGAGAAGAAGGCAACAAGTGGAAAAATGGGTTACAAAAAGGGGATGCCTATTGCATTTCCTATGAAATTTACTAAGGGTTTTGAGGTTGATAAGCAATTGAAGAAGTGGTATGATGAGTGGCAAAAGTTGCCTTATATTTCTCCATTTGAGAATATGACACACCTTGGACCTAATACTGATGAATCCGACAAGTGGGCAGTGGGGATTTTACACGAACTTCTTAGTCTTTTTGTTTCAAAGAAGGTGGAGAAGGATACTTtgttgaatttaggaaattggTTAGGAATCTGCCCAAGGTTGAAGAGAGCATTGATTCACCATCCTGGGATATTTTACTTGTCAAGTAAAGGAGGAACTTATACTGTGGTTTTAAGGGAGGCCTATAAGAGGGGATTGCTTAATGAGAGGAGTCCAATGGCGAAAATAAGAAATCAGTATGCTCATCTAATGAACATAATGACTGAAGATAGCAAAAAAGTTGGTGCTCTGGGTGGAAGCAAACAACAAGAGAAGAAGCCATCCCATGAATCTGAAGAccaaagagaaaaagatgatGATCAGAATGGTACTGAGACAAATGATAAAGATTCTGATTTCGAGTATGAGGATGATGATGATaatgaggaggaggaggaaggtaGGATTAGAACACGTGCTCATGGAAATGCTCGGTCTAGTTTATCAAGAACAAATAGGAAGAACTTGAATGCAAAGGGGTCTTCCGTAAATGGTGGAAGGAAAAGTTTGGTCCAGAAACACTATGGGAAAACCAAGGATAAAGCGCCACCAAGAGATTTTAAGAGAAAAGAAATGTCCAAAGAAAATTTCCATTCAAGCTCACGAGACAGGTTGACTAAGAGCAAGACGAAATTATCGACACAAAAGAGGACAACTACATCGTGA